Proteins co-encoded in one Elusimicrobiota bacterium genomic window:
- a CDS encoding N-acetylmuramoyl-L-alanine amidase: MRIPAALLFLAFAVARPSPALSQEIVLVRPREAETLPSHAKGVIVAGNVKGSPLSEILINDAPTPVFRTGAFVAYLPIPKNSGDNFLIMATTRTGGPALARKTVAIETNKPLGPKEQILSSLEPKTGLCEILPGEAVGISFQAPAGGQARYRIAGLTGKTSMMETRPGLYETRFVLAPNEVFDASKEGPLQIFFETPGGDDIKVETKRKIRVAKTGRWPKAARVIAANAKVLANIENGSYWFSVSSGTILTTDGLFGQLYRLRLAGALSGWIATSDVILENFLPKSPILSAIEVQENHEAATETLLRINWQENLQLPFLIERRGDDDIKIRLFNARIHLNWIPYKTGGQSSLIRSVSWTIPQEDEVDILVQLNRPLYWGYWAEAQKGGLALRLRRGRAETGAESRSTPGARQSIDPDSTQIRPSPYRRELSGLTVMLDAGHGGRETGAPGPSGTLEQHLNLRLTKEVAKRLDALGAQTILTRSATDQTVALEERVALAKRVNPDLFISIHINDFPSWVDPFARGPWGSSVYYYHNQSLGLAQRAGKELGAANLKIPSNGVLWSDLYVTREITIPAILIESGYVLFPWQEELLAWDSEFARLFAAAVGRAVHRYAQEAAAVGRKKRNLAASP; this comes from the coding sequence GTGCGTATTCCGGCTGCCTTGCTATTCCTTGCGTTCGCGGTCGCGCGGCCTTCGCCTGCGTTGAGCCAGGAAATCGTTCTCGTCCGCCCCAGAGAAGCCGAAACATTGCCAAGTCACGCGAAGGGGGTGATTGTCGCCGGGAACGTCAAGGGTTCGCCTCTATCCGAAATTTTGATCAATGACGCCCCAACGCCCGTTTTTCGTACGGGCGCTTTTGTCGCCTATCTCCCCATCCCAAAAAACTCCGGGGACAATTTTTTGATTATGGCGACAACCAGGACCGGCGGACCGGCATTAGCCCGAAAAACCGTCGCTATCGAAACAAATAAACCGTTGGGCCCGAAAGAACAAATCCTATCAAGCCTCGAGCCGAAAACCGGGCTCTGCGAAATTCTTCCCGGCGAAGCCGTCGGCATCTCCTTTCAGGCTCCCGCCGGAGGACAAGCGCGCTATCGCATCGCCGGCCTGACGGGCAAAACATCAATGATGGAAACACGGCCCGGGCTTTATGAAACTCGATTCGTCTTAGCTCCAAACGAAGTTTTTGACGCCTCCAAAGAAGGTCCGTTGCAAATTTTTTTCGAAACACCGGGCGGCGACGATATCAAGGTGGAAACCAAACGAAAAATTCGCGTGGCCAAGACAGGCCGCTGGCCGAAAGCCGCGCGCGTCATTGCCGCCAACGCCAAAGTGCTGGCCAACATTGAAAATGGAAGCTATTGGTTCAGCGTCTCATCAGGGACCATATTGACGACGGACGGCCTGTTCGGCCAACTTTACCGCCTGCGCCTGGCCGGGGCTCTTTCCGGTTGGATCGCAACCTCGGACGTGATCCTGGAAAATTTTCTTCCCAAATCCCCCATCTTGAGCGCGATCGAAGTTCAAGAAAACCATGAAGCCGCGACGGAAACGCTGCTGCGCATTAATTGGCAAGAAAATCTTCAGCTTCCTTTCTTAATCGAACGCCGGGGCGACGACGATATTAAAATCAGGCTCTTTAACGCGCGCATTCATCTGAATTGGATCCCCTATAAAACCGGCGGGCAATCGTCCCTGATTCGCAGCGTTTCCTGGACCATCCCTCAAGAAGACGAGGTCGACATTCTCGTGCAATTGAACCGGCCTCTGTATTGGGGCTATTGGGCTGAGGCTCAAAAAGGCGGCCTTGCCTTGCGCCTGCGCCGTGGGCGCGCCGAAACCGGCGCGGAATCTCGGTCGACACCGGGAGCCCGCCAAAGCATCGATCCGGATTCCACCCAAATCCGGCCGAGTCCCTACCGACGCGAACTATCCGGCTTGACCGTCATGCTTGATGCCGGACACGGAGGCCGGGAAACAGGAGCGCCGGGGCCCTCAGGAACTTTGGAACAGCATCTTAATCTTCGCTTGACTAAAGAAGTGGCCAAACGGCTTGACGCCCTGGGCGCTCAAACGATTTTAACGCGCTCAGCCACGGATCAAACCGTTGCGCTGGAAGAGCGCGTCGCCCTAGCCAAACGCGTGAACCCCGACCTATTTATTTCCATTCACATCAACGATTTCCCTTCTTGGGTGGATCCTTTTGCGCGAGGCCCCTGGGGTTCATCCGTGTACTATTACCACAATCAGTCTTTGGGTCTGGCGCAGCGCGCCGGCAAAGAACTGGGAGCGGCCAATTTAAAAATACCCTCGAACGGAGTGCTTTGGAGCGATTTATACGTGACCAGGGAAATCACGATACCGGCGATTTTGATCGAGTCTGGATATGTGCTTTTCCCCTGGCAGGAAGAGTTACTGGCTTGGGATTCTGAATTTGCCCGCCTCTTCGCGGCGGCTGTCGGACGCGCCGTTCATCGCTATGCTCAAGAAGCGGCGGCTGTCGGAAGGAAAAAAAGAAATTTGGCGGCCTCGCCTTAG